A window of the Fibrobacter sp. UWH6 genome harbors these coding sequences:
- a CDS encoding right-handed parallel beta-helix repeat-containing protein gives MKHVLITAIALTASLSSAQTELQAEAQTAAQTEQTPAQKSPILRGTAISGNIRGFLRASESPYLVTGDLLVDKASALVIEPGVILQFTPGSKLKVEGQIVAAGISTEAVVFKSAARTPKAGDWKGITISGENGSELRNAVITDAENGVVIENTGLNLHGSSIKNSTGRGLYIRNGKAEITDCEFTDNQGAALHVSNYGEASLDNVVFKKNTVAIYNSNLGYIDASGTTIQENGYGILDMGNSHLTLKNSDISKNTVGASAADVLDNSVSESISGNANDFTVDSRTVAGALSEDPQIFGIKKRITDPDEKIGNLIKSREKESALQDSTAKSWNIIGNVMLGGNYHHVITGKSYENTFQVPGFGAEASAYLLMQSPDGRTIEFNADLSADSWNHFSPNPVTLSYTDQVNHLVLGDFQKSQGDIYMSNLPIFGVGYTMSLLRNNADMPLFELGGFFGEARRPYAWNDRHPLIYKEYIEDGELQAQRLAYGASFKWAPVRRFDATVGIIYANDEMEDPLLRDGSSRSTGEPMQTSFTMYADGNWLFYPGDIELNGSVAVGRADTADVAKERAANKVFSEAGLNVSSMGTLRQLMNNESRIRTLSDQELYNIFGDNTTLTRSQMRDSLRTLIRDAKLAKREEDSDIEDSRVMGLNWGSQNFAIGASLDWSIYKTTISAHVKYVGEDFYSAGSPDQLSDTREFGGRIEQEIRDYWTLGFAYQINVENAANHGNTNLFGLGEGTRWGFFDEASDSWQEEHELDNDRTKYIQNFSLENTFKISNNISTRLNYNLEYRTQYRPYQLQVNQFYKDGVFLDDWFAPRKGKKTIELTDNENSTTVDAERWAQYTGYAIEDYLASNFQERIFRHTWAADVSLKQGKSIVKVGGVLSIRSDYSKFYKDSLANLLDLADSTWGKMGYYFGGADYLEHTYPLSWTLETDLLQNSLIVRPRFKNYTRDEMKESEINVDEEMTIPLMNKFLTLGINGEFRYLLTTWEDDGEQDETEMDILGGLNVKVNHTKHWSSEWFAGTAMYLRPDSKRDEYTDIYGGIRVNYIF, from the coding sequence ATGAAACACGTTCTTATTACAGCAATCGCGTTAACAGCAAGCCTTTCCTCTGCACAAACTGAACTTCAGGCAGAAGCTCAAACCGCAGCCCAGACAGAACAGACCCCAGCACAGAAGTCCCCCATTCTTCGGGGCACCGCCATCAGCGGAAACATCCGCGGTTTTCTGCGAGCAAGCGAATCCCCTTATCTTGTCACTGGAGACTTGCTTGTAGACAAGGCTTCGGCCCTGGTCATCGAACCGGGAGTCATCCTCCAGTTCACTCCCGGTTCCAAGCTGAAAGTCGAAGGTCAGATTGTGGCTGCAGGCATCAGCACCGAAGCAGTCGTTTTCAAATCCGCAGCCAGGACACCCAAGGCCGGCGATTGGAAGGGCATCACAATTTCTGGCGAAAACGGATCCGAGTTGCGTAACGCAGTCATTACCGATGCAGAAAACGGAGTCGTCATTGAAAACACAGGGCTGAACCTCCACGGAAGTTCTATCAAGAACAGTACAGGTCGCGGTCTTTATATCCGTAACGGCAAGGCAGAAATCACGGACTGCGAATTTACCGACAACCAGGGTGCAGCCCTCCATGTATCCAACTACGGCGAGGCCTCCCTGGACAACGTTGTCTTCAAGAAGAACACCGTAGCCATCTACAATTCCAATCTGGGATACATTGATGCTAGCGGAACCACCATCCAGGAAAACGGCTATGGTATTCTGGATATGGGCAACAGCCATCTGACCCTGAAAAATTCCGACATATCGAAAAATACCGTGGGAGCAAGCGCCGCTGACGTTCTCGACAATTCCGTTTCAGAAAGCATTTCCGGCAACGCCAACGATTTTACGGTAGATTCCAGAACTGTTGCAGGAGCCCTTTCCGAAGACCCGCAGATTTTCGGAATCAAGAAACGTATTACCGACCCCGACGAAAAGATCGGAAACCTGATCAAGTCCCGCGAAAAGGAATCCGCCCTGCAGGATTCTACCGCAAAGTCCTGGAACATCATCGGTAACGTCATGCTGGGCGGAAACTACCACCATGTCATCACCGGCAAGTCCTACGAAAATACATTCCAGGTTCCGGGATTCGGTGCTGAAGCCAGCGCCTACTTGCTGATGCAGTCTCCAGACGGTCGAACCATCGAATTTAACGCAGACCTCTCTGCAGACTCCTGGAATCACTTCTCACCAAACCCGGTCACCCTCTCCTACACAGACCAAGTCAACCATTTAGTTCTAGGTGACTTCCAGAAAAGTCAGGGGGACATCTACATGTCAAACCTACCCATCTTCGGTGTAGGCTACACCATGTCGCTCCTCAGAAACAACGCAGACATGCCCCTCTTTGAACTGGGCGGTTTCTTTGGCGAAGCCCGCCGCCCTTACGCCTGGAATGACCGTCACCCCCTTATTTACAAAGAATACATTGAAGATGGAGAACTCCAGGCCCAGCGTCTTGCCTACGGAGCCTCCTTCAAGTGGGCGCCCGTACGCCGTTTCGACGCCACCGTGGGAATCATTTACGCCAACGACGAAATGGAAGACCCGCTGCTCCGCGACGGTTCCAGCAGAAGTACCGGCGAACCGATGCAGACTTCCTTCACCATGTACGCCGACGGAAACTGGCTATTCTATCCTGGAGACATTGAACTGAATGGCTCTGTGGCCGTAGGTCGCGCAGACACCGCCGACGTCGCCAAGGAACGCGCAGCAAACAAGGTATTTAGCGAAGCAGGACTGAACGTAAGTTCCATGGGAACTCTCCGTCAGCTTATGAACAACGAATCCCGAATTCGCACCCTCAGCGACCAGGAACTCTACAACATTTTCGGAGACAACACCACTCTCACCCGCAGCCAGATGCGCGACTCTTTGCGCACCCTCATTCGCGATGCGAAACTTGCCAAGCGTGAAGAAGACAGCGATATCGAAGACAGCCGCGTTATGGGCCTCAACTGGGGCAGTCAGAATTTCGCCATCGGCGCTTCTCTTGACTGGAGCATCTACAAGACAACTATCTCGGCTCACGTCAAGTATGTAGGCGAAGACTTCTACAGCGCAGGTTCCCCAGACCAGCTTTCCGACACCCGCGAATTCGGCGGCCGCATTGAACAGGAAATCCGAGATTACTGGACTCTTGGTTTCGCCTACCAGATTAACGTAGAGAACGCAGCCAACCACGGAAACACCAACCTATTCGGCCTTGGTGAAGGAACCCGTTGGGGATTCTTTGACGAGGCATCCGACAGTTGGCAGGAAGAACATGAACTGGATAACGACAGAACCAAGTACATCCAGAATTTCTCTCTAGAAAACACATTCAAGATCTCAAACAACATTTCTACAAGACTGAATTACAATCTTGAATACCGCACTCAATATCGTCCCTACCAGTTGCAGGTGAACCAGTTCTACAAGGACGGAGTTTTCCTAGACGATTGGTTTGCACCTCGCAAGGGAAAGAAAACTATTGAACTGACCGACAACGAAAATTCCACAACCGTAGACGCAGAACGTTGGGCTCAGTACACCGGCTATGCCATTGAAGACTACCTGGCCTCCAATTTCCAGGAAAGAATTTTCAGACATACCTGGGCAGCAGATGTATCCCTGAAACAGGGTAAATCCATTGTCAAGGTGGGTGGAGTCCTCTCTATCAGATCTGACTATTCCAAATTCTACAAGGATAGCCTTGCCAACTTGCTGGACCTCGCTGATTCTACCTGGGGCAAGATGGGTTATTACTTCGGCGGCGCCGATTATCTGGAACACACCTATCCCCTTTCATGGACTCTGGAAACAGACCTTCTCCAGAACAGCCTAATTGTCCGCCCCCGCTTCAAGAACTATACTCGCGACGAAATGAAGGAATCCGAAATCAATGTCGACGAAGAAATGACGATTCCCCTCATGAACAAGTTCCTGACGCTTGGCATCAACGGAGAATTCCGCTACCTGCTTACCACCTGGGAAGACGATGGCGAACAGGATGAAACAGAAATGGATATTCTTGGTGGTCTGAACGTAAAGGTGAACCACACCAAGCACTGGAGCAGCGAATGGTTTGCCGGCACGGCCATGTATCTGCGTCCCGATAGCAAGCGCGATGAATACACCGACATCTACGGCGGTATCCGCGTGAACTACATTTTTTAA
- the pyk gene encoding pyruvate kinase: MFTHKTKIVCSMGPTTKDDEVVSRLIIAGMNVARFNFSHGSHESHKDAMDRVKRVSANLKRPIALMLDTKGPEIRTGNTEGDAVIQFNKGDKVWVTVDDTLTKGATENEPAKLSLSWKELPQKIEPGHRILIADGLLELDVEETDGFTVKCVAKNSAAIGSKKNVNLIGLHAGLPIMSEQDKNDIKFGTEQDVDFIAASFVSYASEVQEIRRYLDSLNSKAKIIAKIENEEGLNNIREIAATADGIMIARGDLGVQLPTEKIPLAQKHIIRVCRQLGKPVITATQMLDSMIQHPRPTRAELTDVANAIFDGTDAVMLSGETANGLYPIEAVETLVRVAVTVEYSPEYYKKMRESFEMDLQGDMSRIVSQNAYQTAREVNAAALITPTLTGNTARMISMFRPSQPILAVTPFAQVKRQLLLNWGVFPLFAEEVNDSDSMVQNAIKSAYDAGAVHISDRIVMASGYPISAQIVNTIRVLHVGNELVKGEQGGCASADIARANGRILRAKTPTEAYMLLRRDSNEILLCNTLTEEYIPVLRDVRGVIVDGESRIPAETLPLINPRLVWLAQAKGAFNALESGMAVTIDGKRLVVYEGTL; encoded by the coding sequence ATGTTCACCCACAAGACGAAAATTGTATGCTCCATGGGCCCCACCACCAAGGATGACGAAGTTGTCTCCCGCCTGATTATCGCAGGCATGAACGTGGCCCGATTCAATTTCTCCCACGGCTCCCACGAATCCCACAAGGATGCCATGGACAGGGTGAAGCGCGTTTCTGCCAACCTCAAGCGACCCATCGCCTTGATGTTGGACACCAAGGGTCCCGAAATCCGCACCGGCAATACCGAGGGTGATGCCGTCATCCAGTTCAACAAGGGCGACAAAGTTTGGGTAACCGTCGACGACACCCTCACCAAGGGCGCCACCGAAAACGAACCGGCAAAGCTGAGCCTTTCCTGGAAGGAATTGCCCCAGAAGATTGAACCCGGCCACCGCATCCTTATTGCCGACGGCCTCCTGGAACTAGACGTAGAAGAAACGGACGGCTTTACCGTCAAGTGCGTCGCCAAGAATTCCGCAGCCATCGGAAGCAAGAAGAACGTGAACCTGATCGGTCTTCACGCCGGCCTTCCCATCATGAGCGAACAGGACAAGAACGACATCAAGTTCGGTACCGAACAGGACGTAGACTTTATCGCCGCCTCTTTCGTAAGCTACGCCAGCGAAGTCCAGGAAATCCGTCGCTATCTGGATAGTCTCAATTCCAAGGCAAAGATTATCGCCAAGATTGAAAACGAAGAAGGTCTGAACAACATCCGCGAAATTGCCGCCACGGCTGACGGCATCATGATTGCCCGCGGTGACCTTGGCGTTCAGCTGCCCACCGAAAAAATTCCTCTGGCCCAGAAGCACATCATCCGCGTCTGCCGCCAGCTGGGCAAGCCCGTCATTACAGCCACCCAGATGCTGGACTCCATGATTCAGCACCCCCGCCCCACCCGTGCGGAATTGACCGACGTGGCTAACGCTATTTTCGACGGTACCGATGCCGTGATGCTCTCCGGCGAAACCGCCAACGGTCTCTACCCCATCGAAGCGGTAGAAACTCTGGTCCGCGTTGCAGTTACCGTAGAATATTCTCCCGAATACTACAAGAAGATGCGGGAATCCTTCGAAATGGATCTGCAGGGCGACATGAGCCGCATCGTTTCCCAGAACGCCTACCAGACCGCCCGCGAAGTGAACGCCGCTGCCCTCATCACGCCGACGCTTACCGGAAACACCGCCCGCATGATCAGCATGTTCCGTCCCAGTCAGCCGATCCTTGCTGTAACTCCCTTCGCACAGGTCAAGCGCCAGCTCCTCTTGAACTGGGGCGTATTCCCTCTGTTTGCCGAAGAAGTAAACGACTCCGATTCCATGGTGCAGAACGCTATCAAGAGCGCCTACGACGCAGGAGCCGTCCACATTTCCGACCGCATCGTCATGGCTTCCGGCTACCCCATTAGCGCACAAATTGTGAACACCATCCGAGTCCTCCACGTGGGTAACGAACTGGTGAAGGGCGAACAGGGCGGCTGCGCCTCTGCAGATATTGCCCGCGCCAACGGCCGTATCCTTCGCGCAAAGACCCCCACCGAAGCCTACATGCTTCTGCGTCGCGACAGCAACGAAATCTTGCTGTGCAACACTCTGACCGAAGAATACATTCCCGTACTCCGAGACGTTCGCGGCGTAATTGTAGACGGCGAAAGCAGAATTCCTGCAGAAACCTTGCCTCTGATCAACCCCCGCCTGGTATGGCTCGCCCAAGCCAAGGGTGCCTTCAACGCTCTGGAAAGCGGCATGGCCGTCACCATCGACGGAAAACGTCTTGTGGTTTACGAAGGTACGCTGTAA
- a CDS encoding NAD(P)/FAD-dependent oxidoreductase — translation MYTYRYRELSVALAKKGEYRAALARELRIHPEEIFNLEVERFSLDSRRKGDPKWSYNVIFEVKRQLRATGNHAKGLVAATRETESLENDPQRNTVPMAGHVDVIGAGPSGLWAALHLLRKGFSVDLYEQGKLVEERFRDIRRFFVDRKFNAYSNVLYGEGGAGAFSDGKLNTRSRNLFSEAVLKDMVSFGVDESVVTFAKPHIGTDRLVLMLRQLRAEIARLGGKIHYSTTLEDIEIKDGRICGIKLRDVSRRNLGEVPSADFAEICPSHWQPCEALVLAVGHSARHIYEMLHARGVSLESKAFAMGVRVEHPQMLINMRQLGRDIDTKLTGSAEYFLATPTLNKTSSAYSFCMCPGGVLVPCASEPGTLATNGMSYSHRNGPLANGAIAVPITPGAEGFDIKTAGTLFGGLDLQRKIEADAYAVGGKNYAAPAQTIKNFLAKRVDKNLPKTTYPCGLVNSNMWDWMDKTICASLAEGFQNFDKKIPGFIEEGLIVAPETRTSSPLRITRNNETLESVNTKGLYVLGEGAGYSGGIVTSAADGIRLAHYAKK, via the coding sequence ATGTATACTTACCGCTACAGAGAACTTTCCGTCGCCCTCGCCAAAAAGGGTGAGTACCGAGCCGCTTTGGCCCGGGAATTGCGAATCCATCCCGAAGAAATCTTCAATCTGGAAGTGGAACGTTTTTCTCTGGATAGCCGCCGGAAGGGAGACCCAAAGTGGTCTTACAATGTCATTTTTGAAGTAAAGCGCCAGTTGCGAGCCACGGGCAATCACGCCAAGGGCTTGGTGGCCGCCACACGAGAAACCGAATCCCTGGAAAATGATCCCCAACGCAACACCGTTCCCATGGCAGGCCATGTGGATGTGATCGGTGCAGGTCCCAGCGGATTGTGGGCAGCCCTACACTTGCTTCGCAAGGGTTTTTCTGTGGACCTCTACGAACAAGGCAAACTGGTAGAAGAACGTTTTAGGGATATCCGCCGTTTCTTTGTAGACCGAAAATTCAATGCATACAGCAACGTGCTCTATGGCGAAGGAGGCGCAGGTGCCTTCAGTGATGGAAAACTGAACACCCGCAGTCGCAACCTGTTTTCTGAAGCGGTACTAAAGGACATGGTATCCTTCGGCGTCGATGAATCCGTAGTCACCTTTGCAAAGCCCCACATCGGCACGGACCGACTGGTTTTGATGTTACGTCAGCTTCGCGCCGAAATCGCACGACTGGGCGGCAAGATTCATTACAGCACCACCCTGGAAGATATTGAAATCAAGGACGGACGGATTTGCGGCATCAAGCTGCGGGACGTGTCCCGCCGTAATTTGGGAGAAGTTCCTTCTGCAGACTTCGCAGAAATCTGCCCCAGCCATTGGCAGCCTTGCGAGGCCTTGGTTCTCGCCGTAGGCCATTCTGCACGTCACATTTACGAGATGCTCCATGCTCGCGGAGTCTCTCTCGAAAGCAAGGCGTTCGCCATGGGCGTTCGCGTAGAACACCCGCAGATGCTTATCAACATGCGCCAGCTGGGTCGCGACATTGATACTAAACTTACCGGTTCCGCAGAATATTTTTTGGCAACGCCGACCTTGAACAAGACCAGTTCTGCCTACAGTTTCTGCATGTGCCCCGGTGGTGTCCTGGTGCCCTGCGCTTCAGAACCCGGCACTCTCGCCACCAACGGCATGAGCTACAGCCATCGAAACGGTCCTTTGGCCAACGGCGCCATCGCAGTTCCTATTACACCGGGTGCAGAAGGTTTCGATATCAAGACTGCCGGCACCCTCTTTGGCGGTCTTGACTTGCAGCGCAAAATTGAAGCGGACGCCTACGCCGTTGGCGGTAAGAACTACGCCGCTCCCGCCCAGACCATCAAGAACTTTTTGGCAAAACGCGTCGACAAGAATCTGCCCAAGACCACATACCCCTGCGGCCTGGTAAACAGCAATATGTGGGATTGGATGGACAAGACCATCTGCGCTTCCCTGGCAGAAGGCTTCCAGAATTTTGACAAGAAGATTCCAGGCTTTATTGAAGAAGGTTTGATTGTGGCGCCGGAAACTCGAACCAGTTCTCCCCTCCGCATCACCCGCAATAACGAAACTTTAGAAAGCGTCAACACCAAGGGTCTTTACGTTCTTGGTGAAGGTGCCGGCTACTCCGGTGGAATCGTCACCAGCGCCGCCGACGGCATCCGTCTAGCCCACTACGCAAAGAAATAG
- a CDS encoding RluA family pseudouridine synthase: protein MITRQIDRNFANMRLDRFLRKAFPEESLSVFFSVIRKKKVRVNGVVAKANQMLQEGDLVNIYENFKSVSEEEKDMSRAQSAQIKAEVEAAYEAGESNIISFPGAAGSAAGANRDKSAVTGFAKNKSTWGKNMSGAEKQSNWGAQELDIVIQTEDYLIVNKPSGLASQPGSGTKPGESLVEYLWEWGRKEDLDFKPTIAHRLDQETSGMIMVALHGDTLRELTRMIREHEVDKYYFALVKGNLSKDRGTISEKLTRTDAAKGSKMKVGEDSKDAKEAVTHYRVKQHYIGFDLVKIKLETGRMHQIRAHFASIGHPLLGDSRYGDFALNREIKKQLGLHRLFLHSCRLEFDWQGEKKVFDCPLPKELQSVLDQLKRKPYERKENNFQQSRRR from the coding sequence ATGATTACTCGCCAGATTGACCGCAACTTCGCAAATATGCGTCTCGACCGATTCCTCCGCAAGGCTTTCCCCGAGGAATCCCTCTCCGTATTCTTCTCCGTCATCCGCAAGAAGAAAGTCCGCGTCAATGGCGTGGTCGCCAAGGCAAACCAGATGCTCCAGGAAGGCGATCTGGTAAACATCTATGAAAACTTCAAGTCCGTTTCCGAAGAAGAAAAGGACATGAGCCGCGCCCAGTCCGCACAGATCAAGGCCGAAGTAGAAGCCGCCTACGAAGCAGGCGAATCCAACATCATTTCCTTCCCCGGTGCAGCGGGTTCCGCAGCAGGCGCAAACCGCGACAAATCTGCAGTCACAGGCTTCGCCAAGAACAAATCCACCTGGGGCAAGAACATGTCTGGCGCCGAGAAGCAGTCCAACTGGGGCGCTCAGGAACTGGACATCGTCATCCAGACCGAAGATTATCTGATCGTGAACAAGCCCTCGGGATTGGCAAGCCAGCCCGGTTCCGGCACCAAGCCCGGCGAAAGCCTGGTGGAATACCTGTGGGAATGGGGCCGCAAGGAAGATCTGGACTTCAAGCCCACCATCGCCCACCGACTGGACCAGGAAACTTCCGGCATGATCATGGTGGCCCTCCACGGCGACACCCTCCGCGAACTTACCCGCATGATCCGCGAACACGAAGTAGACAAGTATTACTTCGCCCTGGTCAAGGGCAACCTTTCCAAGGACCGCGGCACCATCAGCGAAAAACTGACCCGCACCGACGCCGCCAAGGGTAGCAAGATGAAAGTTGGCGAAGACTCCAAGGACGCCAAGGAGGCCGTCACCCATTACCGCGTCAAGCAGCATTACATCGGTTTCGACCTGGTTAAGATTAAATTGGAAACCGGTCGTATGCACCAGATTCGCGCCCATTTCGCAAGCATCGGTCACCCCCTGCTGGGCGACTCCCGCTACGGCGACTTCGCCCTGAATCGCGAAATCAAGAAGCAGCTGGGCCTGCACCGTCTATTCCTCCACAGTTGCCGTCTGGAATTCGACTGGCAGGGCGAAAAGAAAGTTTTCGATTGCCCCCTGCCCAAGGAACTGCAATCTGTTCTAGACCAGCTGAAGCGCAAGCCCTACGAACGCAAGGAAAACAACTTCCAGCAGAGCCGCCGCAGGTAA
- the hemH gene encoding ferrochelatase, which yields MSTALLLVQLGSPANLDVDDIETYLHQFLGDWHTIGKKSLFWKLLLKFVILPKGKFSSYDKYLQMFNSNDFKEMPLVTYSEEFLTALRRKFVASDALEQHKVEDYVTIRLAYQYGCTPSISETLKQLEKDGVDTVHMLPLYPQRSGVTTQAAIDNVLDCARKIKFKGKILSATGFCQNEAWAREVAKTISEQIEEEDTLLVSFHSIQSWRVENASDPYRSDCEQSFKSICQSLAEIAGDKFSGEAHLVYQSKYKPGKLPSGKWLGPSLAETLQQLGEQNKPVVVVSPVFTADNLETIYEIDDEVSQIYYSAGGPRLKRIPCLNANPDWITAFVEEILPALKFA from the coding sequence ATGTCAACCGCTCTTCTTCTGGTTCAATTAGGCTCCCCCGCCAATCTTGATGTCGATGACATCGAGACTTATCTCCATCAGTTTCTTGGAGACTGGCATACCATAGGCAAGAAGAGCTTATTTTGGAAGCTGCTATTAAAGTTCGTCATTTTGCCAAAGGGCAAATTTTCTAGTTACGACAAATACCTTCAGATGTTTAACAGCAACGATTTCAAGGAAATGCCGCTGGTAACGTACTCTGAAGAATTTCTGACGGCACTCCGCAGGAAATTCGTCGCATCGGACGCACTGGAACAGCACAAGGTTGAAGACTACGTCACAATCCGTCTCGCCTATCAATACGGCTGTACTCCATCCATTAGCGAAACCCTAAAGCAACTTGAAAAAGACGGTGTCGACACAGTTCACATGCTGCCTTTGTACCCGCAGCGATCTGGCGTTACCACACAGGCAGCCATCGACAACGTATTGGACTGTGCCAGGAAAATCAAGTTCAAGGGGAAGATTTTATCTGCCACAGGTTTCTGCCAAAACGAAGCCTGGGCCCGAGAAGTGGCAAAAACCATTAGCGAGCAAATCGAAGAGGAAGACACCCTTCTTGTGTCATTCCATTCGATCCAAAGTTGGCGTGTAGAAAACGCAAGCGACCCTTACCGCAGCGACTGCGAACAAAGTTTCAAGAGCATTTGCCAAAGCCTCGCAGAAATTGCAGGCGACAAATTCAGCGGAGAAGCCCACCTGGTTTACCAAAGCAAGTACAAGCCCGGCAAGCTCCCCTCTGGAAAGTGGTTGGGGCCATCACTGGCAGAGACTTTGCAGCAGCTGGGCGAACAAAACAAACCCGTCGTTGTGGTAAGTCCCGTCTTTACCGCAGACAATTTGGAAACAATCTACGAAATTGACGACGAGGTGTCTCAGATCTATTACAGTGCTGGCGGTCCTCGACTCAAGCGTATTCCTTGCCTAAATGCAAACCCCGACTGGATTACTGCATTCGTCGAAGAAATCCTGCCCGCATTAAAGTTCGCCTAG